A genome region from Flavobacterium sp. CFS9 includes the following:
- a CDS encoding glycosyltransferase: MAKFVFVVPPLTGHVNPTLSIGAELLERGHEVAWISLDQNLKSKLPAGGQLLLIQYDQTDEEKRESEHYLDIISKKVVYGIESIKFLYDEVLIPLNRHCYNGIVKLLEIYQPDLVIGDHQLFAAAIAAKKVNRPYATSVTAPAAIKIISELPKVHEWEVNQIMALQEELGVKENQSLACSDLLTLVLTSQYFFGEMDLNSNYQFTGPVLTERRVSNDFDWERLKNSQEKKILVSIGTTFDHEHKKVFFQKVIDAFQEEDLTVVVVSDPDLFDQWPENFMVYAQIPQLDLLPHLDAVVCHGGHNTVSEALSHGLPLVVIPIAYDQSHVAGRVVRTGAGERLNFNRFKANHLRTSVHDILNNPQYREAALKVRQSFIDAGGTKTAADLLEHAILSAQRSTESPAKFLVVVPPFFGHISPTLSLGASLLARGHEVKWFGITPLAKEHIPEGGTYIYPKEELLPYQEELQRILKRQDDGPSCSGPEVMKLALEETYVPFAKMMMPGLETLLGQWQPDVVINDCITFGGALFAHKHRIPSVTTTPVPPDVMGDTEKSAPKIFEWQQNLIKELQKEVGISEEGIFIHSHRLNLVFTSQAFAGFETVPPHMKFVGPVKGRPNNSPFDWDRLAASTTPKIFVSLGTLLVDIRKDFFGKLIEAFADQPVTIIAATPPEIFDEWPDNFIVNGFVPQAALMPQMDMVICHGGFNTVNDTFTNGLPMLITPIAYDHFHTAKLIEQAGCGISIRYKRLRIDDLRKTVFELLENPKYRNAAKEVQTAFLTAGGNDKAVALLEDFVKQERSVLASV, encoded by the coding sequence ATGGCTAAATTTGTATTTGTTGTTCCCCCACTAACAGGTCATGTCAATCCAACATTGAGTATTGGTGCCGAACTTTTAGAAAGAGGACATGAAGTAGCGTGGATTAGTCTTGACCAAAACTTAAAGTCCAAACTTCCTGCAGGCGGACAGCTATTGCTTATCCAATACGATCAGACTGACGAAGAAAAAAGAGAGAGCGAACACTATCTGGACATCATTTCAAAAAAGGTCGTTTACGGTATTGAAAGTATCAAGTTTTTATACGACGAAGTATTGATCCCTTTAAACAGACATTGTTATAACGGAATTGTTAAGCTGCTGGAAATCTACCAGCCGGATTTGGTTATTGGTGATCATCAATTATTTGCGGCGGCAATTGCGGCAAAAAAAGTGAATCGTCCTTATGCGACCTCCGTAACCGCCCCGGCAGCAATCAAAATTATTAGTGAGTTGCCAAAAGTACACGAATGGGAAGTCAATCAAATCATGGCGCTGCAAGAAGAGCTTGGTGTCAAAGAAAACCAATCTTTGGCTTGCTCTGATCTTCTTACTTTAGTGTTAACCTCTCAATATTTCTTTGGAGAAATGGATCTCAACTCCAACTATCAATTTACCGGTCCGGTACTAACAGAACGCCGTGTATCTAATGATTTTGATTGGGAGCGTTTGAAAAATAGTCAAGAAAAAAAGATTTTAGTCAGCATCGGTACCACATTCGACCACGAGCATAAGAAAGTATTTTTTCAAAAGGTAATCGATGCATTTCAAGAGGAAGATCTAACAGTTGTAGTGGTTTCAGATCCCGATTTATTTGATCAGTGGCCTGAAAATTTTATGGTCTATGCGCAAATTCCTCAATTGGATTTGTTACCTCATTTAGATGCTGTCGTGTGCCACGGCGGACATAATACCGTTTCTGAAGCCCTCTCACATGGTCTGCCGCTTGTTGTCATTCCAATTGCATACGATCAGTCACATGTTGCGGGACGTGTCGTGCGTACGGGTGCAGGTGAACGTCTCAATTTTAACCGATTTAAAGCAAACCACTTAAGAACCAGTGTTCATGATATCCTGAACAATCCTCAATATCGGGAAGCGGCTCTAAAAGTTCGTCAATCTTTCATTGACGCAGGCGGAACAAAGACCGCAGCAGATTTACTCGAACATGCCATACTTTCTGCACAGCGGTCTACTGAATCTCCTGCCAAATTCCTTGTGGTTGTTCCGCCTTTCTTCGGGCATATCAGTCCGACATTGAGTCTGGGTGCCAGTTTATTGGCTCGTGGTCATGAAGTCAAATGGTTTGGTATTACACCTTTGGCGAAAGAACATATTCCTGAAGGAGGTACTTATATCTATCCCAAAGAGGAACTCTTACCCTATCAGGAGGAACTTCAACGAATATTAAAACGCCAGGATGACGGTCCTTCCTGTTCGGGACCGGAAGTCATGAAATTAGCGCTGGAAGAAACCTATGTTCCATTTGCTAAAATGATGATGCCGGGCTTAGAAACACTACTTGGGCAATGGCAGCCTGATGTAGTCATTAATGACTGTATCACTTTTGGCGGCGCTTTATTCGCACACAAACATCGTATCCCGTCTGTGACAACAACCCCGGTACCACCGGATGTTATGGGGGATACCGAAAAAAGTGCTCCTAAAATATTTGAATGGCAGCAAAATCTCATCAAAGAACTGCAAAAAGAAGTCGGTATTTCTGAAGAGGGCATATTCATCCATTCGCATCGATTAAACCTCGTGTTCACTTCACAGGCATTTGCCGGTTTTGAGACCGTACCCCCGCACATGAAATTTGTTGGTCCTGTAAAAGGCCGTCCGAATAATAGTCCTTTTGACTGGGACCGATTAGCAGCCAGTACCACACCTAAAATATTTGTATCATTGGGTACTTTATTAGTGGATATCCGTAAAGACTTTTTTGGTAAACTCATTGAAGCATTTGCCGACCAGCCCGTTACAATTATTGCGGCAACACCGCCCGAGATATTTGACGAATGGCCTGATAATTTTATCGTAAATGGTTTTGTCCCACAAGCTGCATTGATGCCTCAAATGGATATGGTGATCTGTCATGGTGGCTTCAATACTGTGAATGACACCTTTACTAATGGTCTGCCAATGTTGATTACACCAATCGCTTACGATCATTTTCATACTGCAAAATTGATTGAACAGGCCGGCTGTGGCATTAGTATTCGATACAAACGACTTCGGATAGACGACCTTAGAAAAACTGTCTTTGAGCTTTTAGAAAACCCTAAATACAGAAATGCAGCCAAAGAAGTGCAAACCGCTTTCTTAACAGCGGGTGGCAATGACAAAGCAGTTGCATTATTAGAAGATTTTGTAAAACAAGAACGTTCGGTATTAGCTTCAGTATAA
- a CDS encoding condensation domain-containing protein has translation MKRRLLFGERMLLGEGKEPFNVVIPFRLRGVFEEKDIQYALSRLQKKHPWLRALIHLDEKNIPWFEVPKLTNPIPIRLVEQKSEEDWKRESMQELQTLFDYKNKPMIRLVWIRGNDSSDILLVFHHCLCDGGSAMNLIHEFLKVLDHPTADIGIENPILGIHDVVPSSILNSSKQKFKAKLIGRLATFAIKCIPVSKKAIDRQTDYLIHWKLDSATSQQLVSHCQSLDITVNTFLSAIVLDTFKKVRGNKAFNKVSCPVDIRRFAPQVKKDHIFAFGLMIVLSSNPKLDFSDNLREIQNHVDRKTAKLNPYITMMVMESAHKALHNFTKLLKRGKSSNDCMFSNLGRIQIPHQYQSFALETIFSPSVVGPLGNTTTILTSTYQGVIDFSFMGSEGYLPYHEALAIRDEIIDSIKRQLNYQAAS, from the coding sequence ATGAAAAGAAGATTGTTATTTGGAGAGCGTATGCTTTTAGGTGAAGGAAAAGAACCTTTTAATGTTGTTATTCCTTTCCGTCTGCGCGGTGTATTTGAGGAAAAAGACATTCAGTACGCTTTAAGCAGACTTCAGAAAAAACATCCCTGGTTACGGGCACTCATCCACCTCGATGAGAAGAATATCCCATGGTTTGAAGTGCCTAAACTAACGAATCCAATTCCCATTCGCCTCGTAGAGCAAAAAAGCGAAGAAGACTGGAAACGAGAATCTATGCAAGAATTACAGACACTCTTTGACTATAAAAATAAACCTATGATTCGTTTGGTGTGGATCAGAGGAAATGACAGCTCAGACATACTGCTGGTTTTTCATCACTGCCTCTGCGATGGTGGTTCTGCGATGAATTTGATTCATGAATTTCTAAAGGTATTGGATCATCCAACAGCAGATATAGGCATTGAGAATCCTATTTTAGGCATCCACGACGTTGTTCCTTCTTCTATTTTAAATAGTAGCAAGCAAAAGTTTAAGGCAAAATTGATTGGCAGGCTGGCAACATTCGCCATCAAATGCATTCCCGTCAGCAAAAAAGCGATTGATCGACAGACAGACTATTTGATTCACTGGAAATTAGATTCAGCCACGAGTCAGCAGCTTGTTTCACACTGCCAGTCACTAGACATCACCGTTAATACTTTTTTAAGTGCTATCGTATTGGATACCTTTAAAAAAGTACGCGGGAACAAAGCCTTTAATAAGGTTTCCTGCCCGGTAGATATCAGACGTTTTGCACCTCAGGTAAAAAAAGATCATATTTTCGCCTTTGGCCTGATGATCGTCCTGTCATCAAATCCTAAACTTGATTTCTCAGACAATTTACGTGAAATACAAAATCATGTAGACCGTAAAACAGCCAAACTTAATCCCTATATCACCATGATGGTTATGGAATCTGCCCATAAAGCATTACATAACTTTACAAAGCTTCTAAAACGAGGCAAGTCATCCAATGATTGTATGTTTTCCAACCTGGGACGTATTCAGATACCTCATCAATACCAATCTTTTGCGTTGGAAACTATTTTCAGTCCATCGGTCGTTGGACCTCTTGGCAATACAACCACCATCCTTACCTCTACTTATCAGGGTGTGATCGACTTCTCGTTTATGGGAAGCGAAGGTTATTTGCCTTATCATGAAGCTTTAGCCATTCGTGATGAAATAATTGATTCTATTAAACGCCAACTAAATTATCAGGCAGCCTCATGA
- a CDS encoding condensation domain-containing protein, whose translation MNKRKLLLVERIMYVDSATPLNCVFTAKIKGEILKEQIEIALERIQHKHPLLRAEVDLQDKQHPVYVIKENMKPIPLRIVKRQTDTHWLAESEQEWYRQFKGEGLPLAQLVWIKGQKFSELLWVVPHCICDGTSMVTLMQELLALIDNPALDLKPYPLFQSANNFLAPEFDLQKKARKAKLYLFLGKFFFLLQRKNKNRNHGKNYAIHWKLDPTNSALIKQKCKDNGISVHAILCTAFMQAFQDLQGETAKKKVISPIDIRHFIPEIKKDQMFAFAPTVELSLKKEKTQILDQAKHIKKDLTQKIEKMDARELLWMGEQMHPLVDRMIKLLKSSQGSHDLTLSNMGNLPIRNDYKNFILEDIFSPTVAFPWLNSNTLVTTTFNEQMDFTLMSNEDFLPKQEASKIKDKALEILAFSL comes from the coding sequence ATGAACAAGCGAAAACTCTTATTAGTGGAACGAATCATGTATGTGGATTCTGCCACACCTCTAAACTGTGTCTTTACGGCAAAAATTAAAGGTGAAATTCTAAAAGAACAGATCGAAATTGCTTTGGAAAGAATCCAACACAAGCATCCACTGCTTCGTGCAGAGGTTGATTTACAGGATAAACAACATCCGGTTTACGTCATTAAGGAAAATATGAAACCTATTCCACTTCGCATTGTAAAACGTCAAACCGATACTCATTGGTTAGCGGAATCTGAACAGGAATGGTATCGGCAGTTTAAAGGCGAAGGCCTCCCTTTGGCTCAATTGGTATGGATCAAAGGTCAAAAATTCTCTGAATTGTTATGGGTTGTACCCCATTGTATCTGCGATGGAACCAGTATGGTCACTTTGATGCAGGAATTACTTGCTTTAATAGATAATCCCGCTCTTGATCTAAAACCTTATCCATTGTTCCAATCGGCCAACAATTTCCTTGCGCCAGAGTTTGATCTTCAAAAAAAAGCACGTAAAGCGAAGCTTTATTTATTCTTAGGGAAATTTTTCTTTTTACTGCAACGGAAAAATAAAAATAGAAATCACGGAAAAAATTATGCCATTCATTGGAAATTAGATCCGACAAACTCCGCCCTTATAAAGCAAAAATGCAAAGACAACGGTATTTCTGTTCATGCTATTCTTTGTACAGCCTTTATGCAGGCTTTTCAGGATCTACAAGGTGAAACAGCGAAAAAAAAGGTAATCAGTCCCATTGATATCCGCCATTTTATTCCTGAAATCAAAAAAGACCAAATGTTTGCCTTTGCCCCAACAGTGGAACTTTCACTAAAAAAGGAAAAAACTCAAATACTGGATCAGGCGAAACACATCAAAAAGGATCTTACTCAAAAAATAGAAAAAATGGACGCCCGCGAACTGTTATGGATGGGTGAACAAATGCATCCTCTGGTCGATCGCATGATTAAACTCCTAAAATCAAGCCAGGGCTCACACGATCTGACACTTTCGAATATGGGGAACCTTCCAATCCGGAACGATTACAAAAATTTCATTCTGGAAGATATTTTTAGTCCAACAGTAGCATTTCCATGGCTAAATTCAAACACTCTGGTTACGACTACTTTTAACGAACAAATGGATTTTACATTAATGTCCAATGAAGACTTCTTACCAAAACAGGAAGCTTCAAAAATCAAAGATAAGGCTCTGGAAATACTGGCTTTTTCCCTATAA
- a CDS encoding helix-turn-helix domain-containing protein, with translation MGKKILNIQEFTKYLNLTNIKNEDLHIVNFQNEEDLLLKSEAVTIDFYLLAIKPPFYKNLVQQELLEDQSNSFMYVDCPHNSIAWDITPPSSEYTIMVSSKYLSKIAKNYNFTHYGSHHEALFLTKEEETLLWDLYKKTHDEFTKQYYSKDIIVSYITLILSYTQVFYDRQFDTRSKIYHKVISDFNSHLEDFFNKEESIAGLPSVAYFAQKSNLSPNYFGDLIKHFTGSSPSEHIQDFVIRLAKNKLSNTSLSVSEISYSLGFDYPNYFARFFRKITKHLEVSFRVERPVQYIPA, from the coding sequence ATGGGAAAAAAAATATTGAACATACAGGAATTCACAAAATACCTGAATCTGACGAATATAAAAAATGAAGATCTTCATATTGTAAACTTTCAAAATGAAGAAGACTTGCTTTTAAAATCAGAAGCGGTGACGATCGATTTTTATCTTTTGGCCATAAAACCTCCTTTTTATAAAAATTTGGTTCAGCAGGAACTGTTAGAAGACCAGTCAAATTCTTTTATGTATGTAGATTGTCCGCACAATTCAATCGCATGGGATATTACCCCTCCTTCTTCGGAATATACCATAATGGTGAGCAGTAAATACCTGAGTAAAATAGCTAAAAACTATAATTTTACCCATTATGGCAGTCATCATGAAGCATTATTTCTCACCAAAGAGGAAGAAACATTATTGTGGGATCTTTACAAAAAAACGCACGATGAATTTACAAAACAGTATTATTCAAAAGACATAATTGTCTCTTATATTACACTTATATTATCTTACACACAAGTATTTTATGACCGACAATTTGATACCCGAAGCAAAATCTATCATAAGGTTATTTCAGATTTCAACAGTCATTTAGAAGATTTCTTCAATAAAGAAGAGAGCATCGCAGGACTGCCGTCAGTAGCCTACTTTGCACAAAAATCAAACTTGTCTCCTAATTATTTCGGGGATCTGATCAAACACTTTACCGGAAGTTCCCCAAGTGAGCACATTCAGGATTTTGTGATCCGGCTGGCGAAAAACAAACTGAGTAATACCAGTCTTTCTGTAAGTGAAATTTCGTATAGTCTGGGGTTTGACTACCCGAATTATTTTGCACGTTTTTTCCGCAAGATTACAAAACACCTAGAGGTCAGTTTCCGGGTGGAGCGACCAGTGCAGTATATTCCCGCATGA
- a CDS encoding alpha-keto acid decarboxylase family protein, whose product MADKKISVAKYLQIRLEELGLTHLFGIAGNYTAPFLNTILEDKNAKIKVVNDTNEINAGHCTDAYARQNGFAAVAVTYGVGAFTLLNSVAGSYVEHCPVLVINGAPTNKDQQRSLVQGMLASHMTGDMYSNINVFRNVTVAAEQITGSSDAPYKIDAVLNACLLYGRPVYLEVFEDAWRMECDAPVTPLVERGTSKCKTSARKAAQKVAAMARGKEIIFWGGIEIQRYGIQKEFLDLIETTDTEFVTSILGKSIVSENHPKFKGVFNGKASPKDVKEQFEKAELKIGLGVWTTGKNLGGFDVWKDDTVLANHSGVRIGASYIANVSLKDFIIFLKEELTKVTFSAYEMYDTEKLPKSFFVADVSIAKNEKPLLTYDTFFKRINSFINSSHIVVADAGFPLLGAQGIRIAEPNGFVAQASWLSIGYSVPAATGVKCARPDKRAVVFVGDGAFQETCQAISTQNKLKHDTIVFVLDNGIYGIEQMLVNPNPFRGDDKVDYDIPDLNNVYDYNEMHRWKYAKLVDVFGGKGFEVNTLDELEEVLQQLGTIKENTIIHVNIPKTSIPEAIAYKTEEPGEDEFLDKDWNLC is encoded by the coding sequence ATGGCCGATAAAAAAATATCAGTAGCAAAATACCTGCAGATACGCCTGGAAGAATTAGGACTTACACATTTATTTGGTATTGCAGGCAATTATACCGCTCCGTTTTTAAATACAATCCTCGAGGATAAAAACGCGAAAATTAAAGTTGTTAATGATACCAATGAAATAAATGCCGGACACTGTACGGATGCTTATGCACGACAAAATGGTTTTGCAGCAGTTGCAGTAACCTACGGTGTGGGAGCCTTTACATTGTTGAATTCGGTTGCGGGCTCGTATGTAGAACATTGTCCTGTTTTGGTTATCAATGGAGCGCCAACTAACAAAGACCAGCAGCGAAGCCTTGTTCAGGGAATGCTGGCCTCACATATGACGGGAGATATGTACAGTAATATCAATGTGTTCCGTAATGTTACCGTTGCTGCCGAACAGATTACAGGTTCATCTGATGCTCCTTATAAGATTGATGCGGTACTGAATGCCTGTCTTTTATACGGAAGACCGGTTTACCTTGAGGTTTTTGAAGATGCATGGCGAATGGAATGTGATGCGCCTGTTACTCCATTGGTAGAAAGAGGAACATCAAAATGTAAAACAAGTGCCCGCAAGGCAGCTCAGAAGGTTGCTGCAATGGCTCGTGGAAAAGAAATCATTTTCTGGGGCGGAATTGAAATTCAGCGCTACGGCATTCAAAAAGAATTTCTGGATCTGATTGAAACTACCGATACAGAATTTGTAACTTCCATACTCGGAAAATCAATTGTTTCTGAAAACCATCCTAAATTCAAGGGTGTTTTTAATGGCAAAGCATCTCCAAAAGATGTTAAAGAGCAATTTGAAAAGGCTGAGTTAAAAATTGGTCTTGGAGTATGGACTACAGGTAAGAATCTGGGTGGTTTTGATGTTTGGAAAGACGACACTGTACTCGCAAACCACAGTGGTGTAAGGATAGGAGCTTCTTATATAGCTAATGTATCGCTAAAGGATTTTATTATTTTTCTAAAAGAAGAACTCACTAAAGTTACCTTTAGCGCCTACGAAATGTATGACACAGAAAAACTGCCGAAATCATTTTTCGTTGCTGATGTTAGCATAGCAAAAAATGAAAAACCGCTTTTGACCTATGATACTTTTTTCAAACGGATCAATAGTTTTATAAATAGCAGTCACATCGTAGTTGCTGATGCAGGGTTTCCTTTATTGGGTGCTCAGGGCATTCGTATTGCAGAACCTAACGGATTTGTGGCACAGGCATCATGGCTTTCTATCGGTTATTCTGTACCTGCTGCAACCGGAGTAAAATGTGCCAGACCTGATAAAAGGGCCGTAGTATTTGTTGGCGATGGTGCTTTTCAGGAAACCTGTCAGGCCATCTCAACACAGAATAAGTTAAAACATGATACTATCGTTTTTGTATTGGATAATGGTATTTATGGTATCGAACAAATGCTCGTGAATCCAAATCCTTTTCGTGGTGACGACAAAGTAGATTATGATATTCCTGATTTAAACAATGTTTACGATTACAATGAAATGCATCGTTGGAAGTATGCTAAACTCGTTGATGTATTTGGAGGTAAAGGTTTTGAAGTTAACACTCTCGATGAACTCGAAGAAGTTTTGCAACAACTTGGCACTATTAAGGAAAACACAATTATACATGTGAATATTCCTAAGACATCCATACCGGAAGCGATTGCTTACAAAACGGAAGAGCCCGGAGAGGATGAATTTTTAGATAAAGACTGGAATTTGTGTTAG
- a CDS encoding flavin monoamine oxidase family protein: MENYLHGLLDEENDPIIQQYLKYIDEGIPHTDKPKDVLIIGAGMAGMVAAAMLKEAGHKVTIVESNTRVGGRIKTFRNSKDKKYFEDDTVYGEAGAMRIPTIHQMVLKYIDKLGLKTEPFYYLSVDKAQAIAHQADPSKPEPEVTRNSIFYINRKRVVQNEYIPKDKNKTVDVNQLLDFHLGSSENMRADQLMANLINPLKAFIAEDPEKNWPVLIERYGEYSMRRFLKEHSMYSENAIEMIGVLQNLESRMAYDFIQSFIEQNIIKDSTRFMEIVGGCDKLPNAFFKAHKLEENTYFDCRMTKMMLVNDKVKIEVDIEVQRDPQFYEDAGFKALKTPVSEMEFDEVIVSIPFSALRHVYVTPQFKQQKRKAIRELHYDSATKILLEFREKWWQEAPYNIVGGGTITDFSNRFTYYPSNDLGSNGHGVVLASYCWSDEASRWDSMDDDDRYFYALKNLAIMHSDDEKEQQRIIDLAVISSSIKDRRGKAGKLVGAATQSWMRDPYAFGEAAIFNPGQLQLLQRHIISTEWKGKAHFAGEHTSLKHAWIEGAIESGIRTALEVNENIGNLNNPI, translated from the coding sequence ATGGAAAACTACTTACACGGCTTACTCGACGAAGAGAATGACCCAATTATTCAGCAATATTTAAAATACATAGACGAAGGAATTCCGCATACGGATAAACCAAAAGATGTATTGATCATTGGTGCCGGAATGGCCGGAATGGTTGCGGCCGCTATGTTAAAGGAAGCCGGTCACAAGGTTACAATAGTGGAATCTAATACCCGTGTTGGCGGCCGAATTAAGACATTTCGAAATTCTAAAGACAAAAAGTATTTTGAAGACGATACTGTTTATGGCGAAGCCGGAGCAATGCGTATCCCGACCATACATCAGATGGTACTCAAATATATCGATAAACTTGGGCTGAAAACAGAGCCTTTTTATTACCTGTCTGTCGATAAAGCGCAGGCAATTGCCCATCAGGCAGATCCTTCCAAACCGGAACCCGAAGTTACAAGAAATTCTATTTTCTATATTAACCGCAAACGTGTAGTTCAAAATGAATATATTCCTAAGGACAAGAACAAAACGGTTGATGTAAACCAATTGCTCGACTTTCATTTGGGCAGCAGCGAAAACATGCGTGCAGACCAGTTAATGGCTAATCTGATCAATCCGCTTAAAGCGTTTATTGCAGAAGATCCGGAGAAGAACTGGCCGGTGCTGATTGAACGCTACGGAGAGTATTCGATGCGTCGTTTCCTGAAAGAACATTCCATGTATTCAGAAAACGCCATTGAAATGATTGGTGTTCTCCAAAATCTGGAATCCAGAATGGCTTACGACTTTATTCAGAGTTTTATAGAACAAAATATTATTAAGGACTCTACACGATTTATGGAAATTGTAGGCGGATGTGACAAGCTGCCGAATGCCTTTTTTAAAGCCCATAAACTCGAAGAAAACACCTATTTCGATTGTAGGATGACCAAAATGATGCTGGTCAATGATAAGGTAAAAATAGAAGTAGACATTGAGGTACAGCGCGATCCTCAGTTTTATGAAGATGCAGGATTCAAAGCATTAAAAACACCCGTAAGCGAAATGGAATTTGATGAGGTAATTGTCAGCATACCATTTTCGGCACTAAGACACGTTTATGTAACACCACAATTCAAACAGCAAAAACGAAAAGCAATTCGGGAACTGCATTATGATTCTGCTACAAAAATATTACTTGAATTCCGTGAAAAATGGTGGCAGGAAGCTCCGTATAATATCGTTGGCGGTGGCACCATCACTGATTTCTCTAACCGTTTTACCTATTATCCGAGTAATGATTTAGGAAGTAACGGACATGGTGTCGTTTTAGCTTCTTATTGCTGGTCAGACGAAGCAAGCCGCTGGGATTCTATGGATGATGATGACCGATATTTCTATGCACTTAAAAATCTGGCCATCATGCACAGCGATGACGAGAAGGAACAGCAGCGTATTATCGACCTTGCCGTAATCAGTTCAAGTATCAAAGACCGCAGAGGCAAAGCCGGAAAATTAGTTGGTGCTGCAACACAAAGCTGGATGCGTGATCCTTATGCTTTTGGCGAAGCGGCAATCTTCAATCCGGGTCAGTTACAGTTATTGCAGCGTCATATTATTTCTACGGAATGGAAAGGAAAAGCGCATTTTGCAGGAGAGCATACTTCTCTGAAACACGCCTGGATAGAAGGCGCTATTGAATCGGGAATTCGTACCGCACTGGAAGTCAACGAAAATATTGGTAATCTTAATAACCCGATTTAA